CGCTCGCCGCCGACGCTTTTAGGAGCACCGAGTCGCCCGCGTTGAGCCCGCCCGTTATTTCTATGCGGTCGTCCCCCCTGAGCCCCAAAGAAACCTTGACTTCCTCCGTCTTGCCGCCCGGCAGCGCTTTGTAGGCAAAATGGCCCTCTTTGGTTTCGCGCACCGCCGACAGAGGCAAGGTCAGCACATTTTTCGCTTCGGCGGTATATATGGTAACCCTTGAGGTCATGTTGGGAAAAAGCAGTTGCCGGCTGTCCAGCACATCGACGTATACTTTGTAATACACGACGTTATTGGTGGTTTCGGCTTTGCGCGAGATAAGGCTGACAACCCCCCGGAAAACTTCGGAAGCATAGGCGTCGACAGTAAAATCAACTTTCTGCCCCAACCGCACCTGTCCGATGTCCGATTCGTCTACCAGCGTTTCGCTCTGCATTATCGACATGTCGGCGATCGTCATGAGCACCATGGGCGTGGAAATGCCGGGCGCCACCGTCTGACCGGCGGGAGTGGGCTTGCCGACTACCAGCCCCGACACCGGCGCTTTTATAATCGTATCGGCAAGGTTGGAGGCGGAAGTGTCATAAGCGGCCTTTGCCACCAAATAGTCCCTCCGCGCCGAGTCAAATTCCTGCCGCGCCACCGCCCCGTTCCTGAGGAGAGAATCCATGCGGGCAAGATGCGCGGACGCATTATTAAGCGTGGCTTCCGTGCGGTCAATGTCGCTTTGATACTGTTTGGAATCAAGTATGAACAGCACGTCGCCTTCCTTGACCCAATCGTTCTCCTTGACCTTGACCTCAACTATCCGGCCGTTGATCTTTGAACTGACGTCAACGCTGTTTACTGGCTTGACCGTCCCGGTCGC
The nucleotide sequence above comes from Acidaminococcales bacterium. Encoded proteins:
- a CDS encoding efflux RND transporter periplasmic adaptor subunit yields the protein MLKIIGKAKMALALLVAAALACYGGYSYYVKAAADTSGPQTVKAATGDIRNTVSATGTVKPVNSVDVSSKINGRIVEVKVKENDWVKEGDVLFILDSKQYQSDIDRTEATLNNASAHLARMDSLLRNGAVARQEFDSARRDYLVAKAAYDTSASNLADTIIKAPVSGLVVGKPTPAGQTVAPGISTPMVLMTIADMSIMQSETLVDESDIGQVRLGQKVDFTVDAYASEVFRGVVSLISRKAETTNNVVYYKVYVDVLDSRQLLFPNMTSRVTIYTAEAKNVLTLPLSAVRETKEGHFAYKALPGGKTEEVKVSLGLRGDDRIEITGGLNAGDSVLLKASAASAPANRAGNMRGPRLF